The window GCGTCCTCGGCGGCTTCGACGACGGTGCTGAAGAACCAGCGGGTGATCCGTGGCACCACGACCGCGACGGCCCGGGTCTTGCCGCCGGCCAGCCGCGACGCGCTGGGCGAGGCGATGTATCCGAGTTGCGCGGCGGCGTCGAGGACCCGCAGCCGGGTCGCCTCGGTGACCGTCGGCAGGCCCCGCAGGGCCCGCGAGACGGTCGCCGTGGAGACCCCGGCCAGCCGGGCGACGTCGTCGATTCTGGTCATGGATCATCACCTCGCCCGCGCGGTCGCGGCCGGCGTCGCCTTCGCGGTCAGCCCTTGACGCTGCCGGCCAGCAGCCCTCGGACGAAGTACCGCTGCAGGGAGAGGAAGACGATCAACGGCACGATGATCGATACGAAGGCACCGGACGTCAGGCGTTGCCACTGGTCACCTCGGGTGCCGGCGAGTTCGGCCAGCCGTACCGTCAGTGGTGCCACCCGACTCTCGCCACCTGCGAAGATCAACGCGACGAGCAGGTCGTTCCAGACCCAGAGGAACTGGAAGATGCCGAACGCGGCCAGCGCCGGGGCGATCAGCGGCAGCACGATGGTCCGGAAGATCTTCGGGTGGCTGGCCCCGTCGACCCGGGCCGCCTCCATCAGGTCCTTGGGTAGCTGGGACACGAAGTTGTGCAGCAGGAACACCCCCAGCGGCAGGGCGAAGCAGGTGTGCGCGAACCAGACCTGGACGTAGCGTTCGTAGCTGTCCAGCCCCCAGGGCGGGGTGATGGTGACGCCGCCGATCGTGGTGCCCTGCGAGAAGAACCGCAGCAACGGCACCAGCGCCATCTGCAGCGGCACGATCTGCAGCGCGAAGATGCAGATGTAGATCAGGTCCCGGCCGCGGAAGTTGATCCAGGCCAGCGCGTACGCGGCCAGTGCCGCGAAGGCCAGCGGGAACAGCACCGACGGGATGGTGATCACCAGCGAGTTGACGAAGTAGCTGGACAACTGCCCGGACGACGAGGACCTGCCGAACAGCACGTCCTGGTAGTTCTGCAGGGTGACCTGCGGGTTGGTGAAGAAGGTCCACCAACCGGTGGTCCGGATCTCCTCGGCCGGTCGGAACGAGGAGACGAACAGACCGAACGTCGGGATGGTCCAGATCACCGCGATGACGATCGCGACGATCGTCGCCGTCGGGGTGTTGAGCCGCTTGCGGACCCGGCCGACCCGGGTACGGGGCCGTTCCTCCCCGCTGCTGGCCGGGGCGGCCACGGGGGGCGTGGTGGTGGTCATGGGTGTCACACCTCCCGCTGCTTGCGCAGGTTACGGATCTGGTAGATGACGATCGGGATGACCAGCACGAACAGGAACACCGCCAGGGCCGAGCCGTAGCCGTTCTGGCCGTAGCGGAACGCCTGGTTGTACATCTCGTTGGCGATCACACCGGTGTCGTAGTTGCCGTTGGTCATCGTCCGGACGATGTCGAAGACCTTCAGGGTGGCGATCGAGATGGTCACCACCACGACGATCAGCGCCGGTCGGATGCTCGGCATGGTGACCCGCCAGAACATCTGCCAGGCGTTCACCCCGTCGAGCCGGGCGGCTTCGATGATGTCGGCCGGGATCGCCTTGATCGCGGCGGAGAGCACCACCATCGCGAACCCGGCCTGGATCCAGATCATCACCACGATCAGCAGCAGCGTGTTCAGTGGTGCGTTCAGTTGCAGCCAGCGTTGCGGCTCGAAGCCGAACAGGGTGACCAGGTAGTTGAGCAGACCGTACTGTTCCTGCTCGCCGCCCCGGTAGGCGTAGACGAACCGCCAGATGATGCTGGCGCCGACGAAGGAGATCGCCATCGGCATGAAGACCAGCGACTTGGCCAGCGCCTCGAACCGGGCCTTGTCCACCATGATGGCGTAGAGCAGGCCGATCGCGGTCGCCACCGTCGGCACCAGGATCACCCAGATCAGGGTGTTGGTCAGCACCTGGACGATCTCGTCCTGGGAGAACATCCACCGGTAGTTCTCCAGGCCGACCCAGTTCTCACTGCGTCCGTCCATGAACGACAGGACGGTGGTGCGCAGCGCCGGAATGACCAGCCCGATGCCGAGCAGCAGCAGGGCTGGCAGCAGAAAGAACAGGCCGAACAGGCCTTCGCCGCCGCGCCGAGGGCGGCCGACCGGCACCGATCCGCCGCCGGCACCGGCCGCGAGCAGCCGCTGCTCCCGTCGGCGGGCGAACCAGCTCGGCACCGCGTCGAGCAACAGCAGCATGCCGCCGACGATCACCACGAACGCGATCAGGCCGTACAGCAGCATCAACAGCTTCGGGTACTGCTCAGCGAAGTCGAAGTACATCCGCCCTCCCAACGGATCGTCGACCGGACCCAGCTATGGTGCGGCCGGCCTACCCCCGTGTGCTCGTGGGTGGGCCGGCCGCGTGGTGTCAGCTGGTCGGCCAGGAGCCTTCGATGTAGTCGAGGGTCTCTTCGGTGCTCTGGCCGCTGAGCCAGTCCACCATGCCGCGCCAGAAGGTGCCCGCGCCGACCGCGGCCGGCATCAGGTCCGACCCGTCGAAGCGGAACGTGGTGTTCTCGTCCTGCAGGATCTCCACGGAGAGCCGGTCGATCGGGTTCTCCACGTTGGCGATGTCCAGCCCGGTGTTGGCCGACACCCAGTTGCCGAGCGAGGCCCGGCTGTTGGCGTACTCCGGCGAGGCCAGGTAGGTCTGCACCGCCTGGACCTCGGGCCGGTCGGCGAAGGCCACGGTGAACTCGCCACCGCCGAGGACCGGCTGGCCGGCGCTCGGGTCGTTGGTCGGGAAGTAGAAGGCGAAGACGTCGCCGTCCTCGGCCACCTCGGTGCCCGCCGGCCACTGGTTGGCGTAGAAGCTGGCCTGCCGGTGCAGCGCGCAGTCACCGTCGAGGATCGGCACGCCCGCCTCCTGGAACGCGGTCGCGGTGATGCTGGAGACGCCACCGAAGCCGCCGTTGACGTACTCCTCGTTCTTGAGGATCGAGCCGGCCTGGTCGACGGCCTCGGCGACCTGCGGGTCGTTGAACGGAATGTCGTGGGTTGTCCACTGGTCGTAGACCTCCGGCGTCTGGGTCCGGAGCATGATGTCCTCGATCCAGTCGGTGGCCGGCCAGCCGGTGGCGTCACCGGACTCGACCCCGACGCACCACGGCTTGGTGCCGGTGGCGGCGACGTCGTCGCTGAGCGCGATCAGCTCGTCCCAGGTCTCCGGCACGGCCCAGCCGTTGTCGGCGAACATGCTCGGCGAGTACCAGACGAAGGACTTGACGTTGGAGCCGAGCGGGGCGCCGTAGAAGGTGCCGTCGACCGTCCCGTACGCCAGCCAGTCCTCGCTGTAGTTGGCTTCGGCCATCGCCCGGGTCTCGTCCGACGCGGCCTGCAGCTGGCCGGCCTCGGCGAACCGGCCGAGCAGGCCGGGCTGCGGGATGAAGGCGATGTCCGGCGGGTTGCCGCCGTCCACCCGCACCTGCAGCTGGGCCTCGAACTCACCGCTGCCCTCGTAGCGGATGTCGATGCCGGTGCAGTCGACGAACTCGCTCCAGGACTGCTCGAGCAGGTCTGCCTCGGCGTCACGGATCGAGGCGTAGATCGTCACCTCGGTGCCGTCGTTGCCCTGGTAGTCACTGTATGGGGCGCATTCCTCGGAATCCGGGTCCGCGCTGGTGCCGCTCTCCGAACTACACGCCGTCGAGGCGAGGGCCAGACCGAGCACGCTGGCGAGCGCGAAGACCTGGCGTGGTCTGGTGAAGACCGCCATGGAGCGTTCTCCCTTCCTAGCCGGCGGGCCCCCGCGTCCCCGCGGTCTGGCTGCGCCGGTCGGTTGCTTGTCTGGGCGTCCTCACATGTAAGCGCTTGCAATGGAAGCGCGTCCAGTCCTGACCAGCTACGAGCCAGTAACGATTCGGAAACCTTGACCCGCTACTCAGCTGTTCAGCTGCCAGATGGACAGGTTCAGCGCGGCGGCGAAGGTGACCCAGCCCCAGTACGGGACCATCAGCAGAGCGGCCGGTCGCCAGACCCGCCAGAACAGCACCACGGTGGCGCCGACGAGTAGCCAGAGGAGCACGATCTCGGCGAACGCCAGACCGTACCGGCCGGCGGCGAAGAACAGCGGTGTCCAGGCGGCGTTGAGCACCAGCTGGGCCAGCCAACTGGCGATCGCCAGGCCGACACCGGCCCGCCGCCAGACGGTGAACCCGGCAACGGCGATCAGCACGTACAGGACCGTCCAAACCGGGCTGAACAGCCAGGACGGCGGTGCCCAGGACGGCTGGACCAGTTCGGCGTACCGGGAACCGGCGTCACGGGCGGCGAACGCCCCGACCGCCGCGGCCGCCGCCACCAGGCCGAGGAACACCGGGAAACCCCACCACGAGCGCATGGCGACTCCAGGGAACAGCAGGTCAGGGAGCGCGGAGCGACTCCGGGGACGACAGATCAGGCCGGGGCCGCCGTCGCCGGTCCGCGGTGGGGAGGACCGGGCCGGTCCGGCGGCCCCGGCAGGCGCGGGGTCGATGTGGTCAGGTCGATGTCGGTCGAGGGGGCCGGGGGTACGCCCGGCACCGTCAAGCGAACAGGCTTACGCCACCGGGGCCGACGAGCAGCCCGACGACGATCAGCACGATGCCCCAGAGCAGTTGCCGGCGGAACAGCGCGAGAACGCCGGCGACGACCAGGACGACTGCGAGAATCCAGAGTAGTAGCTCCATGGCCGCTGAGTACCCTTGCGCCCGGCGACGGAAACCTTCACCGGTCTGGTCAAGCGACCGACCCGGCGAGCGAATAGACGCTGTACGCCTGTTTGATCACCGGATGGGCGACGTTGCGGACCCGTACCCCACCGGGCGTGGTGCCCCGTTCCGTGCCGAAGTGGGCGTGGCCGTGCACCGCGAGGTCGGCCGGTGCCGCGTCGATCGCCTCGGCCAGCAGGTAGGAGCCGAGGAACGGGTAGATCTCGGGCGGCTCGCCGGTGAGCGTCTCCGGCACCGGCGAATAGTGGGTCAGCGCCACCCGTACGTCGCAGTCCAGGCCGACCAGCGCCGCCCGTAGCCGATCGGCGGCGTCCGCCGTGGTGGCGACGAACGCCTTCATCTCCGGCTCGCCGAACCGGCTCGCGCACCGCCCGGCGAACCCACCGCCGAACCCCTTGACCCCGGCCACCCCGAGCCGGCCTCCGGGGCAGTCCAGCACCACGCCGTCGCCGTCGAGCACCGTGACCCCGGCGTCGCTGAGTATCCCGACCAGCCGCGGCACCTGATCACAGTGGTGGTCGTGGTTGCCCAGCACCGCCACCACCGGAACCGCCAGACCCCCGAACTCGTCGGCCACGCACCGCGCCTCCGACTCCGTACCGTGCCGGGTCAGGTCGCCGGCCAGCAGCAGGACGTCGGCCCGGTCGCCGAGCTGCGCCAACGCCGGCCGGAACCGGCCCAGCACGTCGCTGTCCATGTGCACGTCTCCGACGGCCGCGACGCGGATCACGACAACTCCTCCGTCTCGGTGGGCGCGGTGGTCCGACTGACCACGATGTCGACGATCAGGCGCACGCCGGGGAAGCGCTCGGCCACCAGCCGGACGATTTCCGCCCGCCGGTGGGCGCTCTCGACCTCCCCGCACAACACCAGGCTGTGGTCCCGGCGGGAGACGCCCACCCCCTGCTCGGCGATGTCGGCGTGCTCGCTGAGCAGCCGCTGCACCGCCGCCTCGGTGTAGCCGTCGAGCCGGTCCGGCCCGGTCTGTCGCGTCGACTGCCCCGATGTCCGGGTCATTTCCCCACCTCCTGGCTGTCGTCCGGTGCCCGTCGGTGGCCTACCCGTTCCCGGCCGGTTCGTGCCTGCAGGCACAGCGCGTCTCAAGGGGTGAACGGGGTGGCGACGTGCACGTGCTCGCTACCGTTGGGAAGGTGCTCGTCACAGTGACCCATGCGCCGCCACCACCGTCACCGTCACCGTCCCGGCCAGCGTCCCGCCAGCCGTCGCCCGTACAGTCCACGTCGTCAGCCGTGCCGCCATGCCCGCCACCGGACACCGCAGGGAGCACAGTGGACGCCGATCCGGCCTGGTCGCCGCCGGCCGGGCTGCGACGGATCGCGTTGGTGGGCATCGACGGGGTCGGCAAGACCACTCAGGCGCACCTGCTGGCCGAGGCGCTGACCACTGCCGGCCGGCCCGCCCGGTATTGGCGCAACGCTGGCGGCCGACGCTGGCTCGACCGGTTCGCAGTCCGACTCGGACGCCCGGACGCCCGGCGGATGGTCGGCCGTGGTGGGCTGATGTTCCTGGAGGCGTTGCTGCGCTGGCTCGCGATCGCCCGGTCGGTGCTCGGCTCACGCCGGGCGATCGCGGTGATGGACCGGTACGCGGTATGCCAGTACGCCAGCATCCGCACCCACGGCGCCGGCCGCTGGGAACGGCTCGCCCGGCTGGCGTACCGGGTGTTTCCCCGACCGGACGTGACGTTCCTGCTCTGGCTGCCGCCCGCCGAAGCGGCCCGGCGGATCGACGCCCGGGGCACCGACCACGAGTCGCTGGAGTTCCTGGCGACCAGCGCGGCCGCCTACGGGTCGCTGCCGGAGGCCGCCGGGTTCGTGGTGATCGACGCCCGGGGCACGGCCGCCCAGGTCGCTGCGGTGATCCGGCAGCGGCTGACCGACTGGCGGCCGGCCGACGGCCGTGCGGCCGGCGCGTCGTGGCGGCCGGATCCGGATGATTCGCGTGCGTCGTGACCCGGTGGCCGGTGTCTGTCGGGCGGTGATGAACCGCGCACCCCGCTCGGGCCGTATTCCTGGCCAGGACCAACCGACCGGCGTTGGCCAGGACCAGCCGACCGGCGGGCAGTGACGAGGATCGCAGGAGGGGTAGTGACGGGAATCGCTGCGCCCTGCCCGGTGTCGTGGTGTGCTGGGAGCCTGCCACACCCCGCCGACCTCAGCGAATCGGGCAGTCGGCCGGCCCGACGCAGCGCGGCGATCGAGGAGCCTGGCAGGAAACGCCAATCCCGCTCACAGCAATTATTCAGGCAATCGTGTCAGCTTCGACTCACGAGACGGAATCCCTGACGCGTCTCATCTGTTGTGCAGGTGTCGGCGCCATACGGCGGGGCCTGCCACATCAGGTTCGCCGGATCGGAGGCGGACGTGACGGGGGAGAGGCTGATGGAGATGCGCATCGCAGGTGACAGAGCACGACGTGGGGTTAACGAGGGGACCGTGAGCAACGTGGAGAAGACGATGGCTTTGCGGACCGACGAGGTCGCCGAGGAGCGGGACCTCGTTGGCGTCTACCTGCATGAGATCTCCCGCACGCCGCTGCTCGACGCGGCCCGGGAAGTCGACCTCTCCAAGTCGATCGAGGCCGGCCTGTACGCGGAGCACCTGCTGGAGCAGGGTGTGCCGCGGACCGGGGTGAGCCGTGAGGAGCTGGAGCGGCTGGTCGTCGAGGGTGAGCGGGCCAAGGACCTGTTCATCCGGGCCAACCTGCGTCTGGTGGTGTCGATCGCCCGCCGCTACGTCCGGTCCGGCATGCCGATGCTGGACCTGATCCAGGAGGGCAACACCGGTCTGGTCCGTGCGGTGGAGAAGTTCGACTACGAGCGTGGTTTCAAGTTCTCCACCTACGCGACCTGGTGGATCCGGCAGGCGATCAGCCGGGCGATCGCCCAGCAGGAGCGGACCGTACGGCTTCCGGTGCACCTGGTCGAGGACGTCAACCGGATGCGCAACGTGGCCCGCCAGTTGACCCGCGAGCTCGGTTCGGACCCCGAGCCGGAGCAGATCGCCGCCTCGCTCGGCGTACCGGTCGAGCGGGTGCACGAGCTGGTGCGGTGGTCGCAGGACACGGTGTCGCTGGACACCCCGGTCGGCGACGACGGCGACACCAACCTGGGCGACCTGGTGGCCGACAGCGACGCGCCGTCGCCGGAGGACATCGTGCTCACCGGGTTGGAGCGGCAGCGGATCGAGGGCCTGCTCAACCACCTGGACGACCGGTCCGCCGGCATCATGCGGGCCCGGTACGGCCTGGAGGACGGGCGGGAGCACTCGCTGACCGAGGTCGCGTCGCGCTTCTCGCTGTCCCGCGAGCGCATCCGTCAGCTGGAGATCCAGGCGCTGGGCCGGCTGCGGGAGCTGGCCCGGGCGGAGGGGCTGCAGGCGGCCTGACCAACCGGCTGCTGGCGACCTGATCCGCCGCGAACTGCCCCCCGCGACGAGCTGACAACCCGCCGACGAACTGACGACGGCCCGGCATCCGCGCTTAGCGGATGCCGGGCCGTCGTCAGTGTCGGGCGACCTGCCGGGTCAGCGGACCCGGCCGTAGCCGTACGGCGGCATCATGTCCACGCTGGCCAGCTCGACGGTGCGGCCGAAGGTGGGTGCGTGGATCACCTGGCCGCCGCCCACGTACAGGCCGACGTGGGCGAGACCGTTGTAGAACACCAGGTCTCCGGGCTGCAGCGCGCCACGGTTGATCTTCGCGACCACGTCCCACTGCATCGCCGCGTTGTGCGGCAGGCTCTTGCCGGCGGTACGCCAGGCGGCGAGCACCAGACCTGAGCAGTCGTAGCCGTTCGGGCCGCTGGCGGCCCAGACGTACGGCTTGCCGATGGCCCCGTACGCGAACTCGACGACCGAGCCGGCGGCACCGGACACCGACGGGACGGTCCCGGTGTACGACGAGCCAGTCTCGCTCGCGGCACCGTAGGCCCGTTCCCGCTTGTCCATCAGCTCGTCGATGTCCGCTTCGATGCTCTTCTTGCGGTCGGCGAGCTCCTTGACCTGGGCGTCCTGCTTCTCCAGGGCCGCCTGCAGCTTCTCCTGCTCGGCCAGGTAGGTCAGCTGGGTGCTGGTGAATTCGGTGAGTCGCTGCTGCCGGTCCCGGGCCAGGTGGTCCAGAGTGCCGAGCCGGTGGATGAAGCTGCCGGAGGAGCTGTCGAGCAGGGCGCTCGCGGTGCTCAACCCGCCGGTCTTGTACGCGTTGACCGCGATCTGACCGACCTCGGTCTGCGCTGCCGCGAGTTCGGCCTGCAGCGGGCCGAGCTTGGCGTCGATCTCCTCGGCCGCCGCCCGGGTGGCCTTGGCCTCCTCCCTGAGCCGGTTGTACGACTCGACGACCTTGGCCAGCTCTTCGGATTCCTTGTCGATCTGCTGCGTGAGTTCGCTGACCGTCGGCTGGGCGGTCGCGGCGGTCGCCGGTACCACCAGGCCGAGGCTCACGCCGGCCAGCATCAGGGTGCGCAGCAGAATCCGCGCTGTTGACAAGAACGCAGAACCCTTCTTCCTCGCCGCCTACCGGGTTAGCTGACGGATTCGGGCGGGAAGTTCGCCCTACCGCGGTGGACCGCGGATTCACCCCAGTTGCCGGTGGGTCCCCGGATCGCGACCGTGAGATCACTGGTTGTAACGCCAGGTAATCTCGGGACGGCGATTCGGCGGCACTGGACCGGCGTCACCGCTTCCCGGCGACTGGCGACCGGACCAGCCGGTCCAACTTAGCCGCAAGGGTTGCGACCCGGAAGTGCTGCGATCGTGATCCGTGGCATGAAACTGGGCGGGGCTCGTTGACGGTTACTTGATGTGACGGTTGGCTGCTCTGGGCAACATTTTCCTTGCCTTCGCGTGATCGGTCGACTGCGGTGCGTCGTCGTTGGACAACGGCTGATCAATTGCGACTAATGTGTCATTAGTCGGTCTGCGCGGTTGTCGTTAGCCAGCTATCCGGATAAATGGGTGCGAAAGGTTTGATTCGCCATCCAGGATGCGGCCTGCCGTACGTCATTCTGCTAGGTGGCAGAATGACTACCTTCCATCGAGTAGCTTGCTGTTTGCACAATGGACCCGCAAGGTCAGCGCCGCACGAGCCCTTCGGAGGCAGCTATGCGTGCTACTCGCCAGACCCCACCCCGACGCGGTTCCCCGGCGCCCGCCCCGTCCGGCTCCAGTGTCGGACGGACCTTCTACCGGCAGCCCGGTATCTGCGTGACCGGTGAATGGTTCGTCGTGGCCGGCCGGCGGTTCGCCGTCCGCGACCTCACCGAACTCCGGACCGCACGAGGCGCCCGTGACCGGCTCACCGGCCGGGTGATCGCGGTGACCGCCGTGACCCTGGTGGTGGTCGCGGTGACCGTCGGCTACACCCGAGGGTTGGACGAGGTCAGCGCGGGTGCCTACCTCGCCATGCTGGCGGCCGCGTTCGTGCCGGTGTCGGTCGCCTGGCTCGGTGACCGGTTGCGGCCACGGGCGTACGAACTCTGGGGCCGTCACCAGGGACTGCTGGTGCTGCTGTTCAGCACCGACGACGAACGCCAGTACGGCCAGGTGAGCCGGGCGTTGATGCGGGCCCGGGAGATGTCCCGGCTGGCCGGTCTGTCCGAGCCGGTCACCATCGAACCGTGGGTGCCCGACCAGCGGTGAGCGGGCCCGACCGCCGCGGCGGTCGTCGGCGGGCTGGTCGACGTCGATCAGCCCGCGTCCGGTCCGTCCAGCCGACGGGCGAGGTCGTGCAGCATCGCCACCGAGTCGGCCGGCGACAGGGATTCCGCCCGTAGCCGGTCGAAGACATGCTGGTAGGGCCGGACCTCGTCGGCCCGGTCGATGACCTCCTCGACCAGAGCGCTCTCCACGTACACCACGTCGGCGTCGGCCTGGTCGGCGAAGTGCAGGATGACGAACGGACCGAGCACCGTGTTGCTCCCGGCGGTGAACGGCAGCACCCGGACCGTGACGTGAGGCGCCGCGGACATCTTCGCCACGTGCTGGAGCTGCTCACGCAGCACCCGCGGGCCGCCGGTCATCCGGCGCAGCGCCGCCTCGTCGATGATCACCTCGATCTGCGGCGGATCCGCGCCGAACAGCACCTCGTGCTGGCGGGCCAGCCGGATCTGCACCCGTCCTTCGATCTCGGCCGCCGGTACGTGGTGCGGGCCGTCGGCCGGGATCACCGCGCGGGCGTACTCCTCGGTCTGCAGCAGGCCGGGGAAGCTGATCGGCTGGAAGTAGCGCAGTGCCGACGCCTCCGCCTCCAGGCCGATGTAGGCCGCGTAGGCGGCCGGCACCCGGTCCTTGTATCCGCTCCACCAGGCGCGCCGTCGTGCCGCCCGGGCCAACTCGACGAGATCCTGCACCTGCTGCTGGTCGCGTACGCCGTACAGGTCCAGCAGAGCCTTGACGTCGTTGGTCGAGATGCTGACCGACCCCGACTCGATCCGGATCAGCTTCGACAGCGACCAGTCCATTTGAGCGGCGACGTGGTCCTGGGTCAGCGCGGCGGCCTCGCGTGCCCGGCGTAGCGCCGCACGCAGCCGGCGACGCCCGATGGTCGGGCCCTGGTGTCGGGCAGGCATGGGAACGCTCCGGGGAGAGTGCCTAGCAGAGTGCCACCTGGCTGGTTGCCACCCTGTTGCACGCTACACCGCCGCCGTCAGGTCTGCTAAGGACGGCTGGCCCCTCCGCATGGACGGCCGGCCACTCCGCGTGGTCCGGACGGCGGTTCCGCCGATTTTCCCGGTGTCGCCCAGTCGCGTCGGCAAGATCGGGAACTGGTACAGTCCGCCCGATTGCCTGCGTACTCTGATGGCAAATCTACCGATTTATCCTATTAAGGAGTCTGGGTGACTGTGATCAGCACTGCCGGTCCGGCGTGGCGTAAGAGCCGCCGCTGCGAGGCGACGACCTGCGTCGAGGTAGCCGAGATCGGCCCGGCGGTCGGAGTGCGCAACTCCACCGACCCCGGAGTACACCTGGAATTCTCGGCGGCCGCCTGGTCGGCGTTCGTCGCCGGGCTGCCCGGTGCGCCGACCAGCGCCGGCGGCCACACCACGGGTTGATCCGACGCCGCACGAGGCCCGGGTCCACGGCCGTCGACAATGTCGGCCGTACGCCCCGGCCGGGTCGGCCCGACAACGGTGCCGGCCCGGCCGGGGCGCCGTCAGCCAGTCACCGCCCGCCCGGGGTCAGCCGGTGAACACCTTGTCCGGCTCGGTACGCGGCTGCACGCCCGCCCAGCGGCTGACCACCCGCTCGGCGTAGAACGACACGAACGGCACCGTGCCGGCCAGCATGATCGCCAGGATCCGGCCGAGCGACCAGTTGGCCCGCCGGGCCAGGTCGAACACGGCGACCAGATAGACCATGTAGAGGAACCCGTGCGCCGGCCCGATCGTCTCGACCACGACGGCCTGGTCGAACAGGTACTTCAACGGCATGCCGATCACCATCAGCAGGATCAGCACCACGCCGACCACGTACGCGATCAGTCGGTACCGGGTGAGTGCGCCTGACACTGTCGTCCGTCCT is drawn from Micromonospora sp. Llam0 and contains these coding sequences:
- a CDS encoding carbohydrate ABC transporter permease; the protein is MTTTTPPVAAPASSGEERPRTRVGRVRKRLNTPTATIVAIVIAVIWTIPTFGLFVSSFRPAEEIRTTGWWTFFTNPQVTLQNYQDVLFGRSSSSGQLSSYFVNSLVITIPSVLFPLAFAALAAYALAWINFRGRDLIYICIFALQIVPLQMALVPLLRFFSQGTTIGGVTITPPWGLDSYERYVQVWFAHTCFALPLGVFLLHNFVSQLPKDLMEAARVDGASHPKIFRTIVLPLIAPALAAFGIFQFLWVWNDLLVALIFAGGESRVAPLTVRLAELAGTRGDQWQRLTSGAFVSIIVPLIVFLSLQRYFVRGLLAGSVKG
- a CDS encoding carbohydrate ABC transporter permease: MYFDFAEQYPKLLMLLYGLIAFVVIVGGMLLLLDAVPSWFARRREQRLLAAGAGGGSVPVGRPRRGGEGLFGLFFLLPALLLLGIGLVIPALRTTVLSFMDGRSENWVGLENYRWMFSQDEIVQVLTNTLIWVILVPTVATAIGLLYAIMVDKARFEALAKSLVFMPMAISFVGASIIWRFVYAYRGGEQEQYGLLNYLVTLFGFEPQRWLQLNAPLNTLLLIVVMIWIQAGFAMVVLSAAIKAIPADIIEAARLDGVNAWQMFWRVTMPSIRPALIVVVVTISIATLKVFDIVRTMTNGNYDTGVIANEMYNQAFRYGQNGYGSALAVFLFVLVIPIVIYQIRNLRKQREV
- a CDS encoding ABC transporter substrate-binding protein; translation: MAVFTRPRQVFALASVLGLALASTACSSESGTSADPDSEECAPYSDYQGNDGTEVTIYASIRDAEADLLEQSWSEFVDCTGIDIRYEGSGEFEAQLQVRVDGGNPPDIAFIPQPGLLGRFAEAGQLQAASDETRAMAEANYSEDWLAYGTVDGTFYGAPLGSNVKSFVWYSPSMFADNGWAVPETWDELIALSDDVAATGTKPWCVGVESGDATGWPATDWIEDIMLRTQTPEVYDQWTTHDIPFNDPQVAEAVDQAGSILKNEEYVNGGFGGVSSITATAFQEAGVPILDGDCALHRQASFYANQWPAGTEVAEDGDVFAFYFPTNDPSAGQPVLGGGEFTVAFADRPEVQAVQTYLASPEYANSRASLGNWVSANTGLDIANVENPIDRLSVEILQDENTTFRFDGSDLMPAAVGAGTFWRGMVDWLSGQSTEETLDYIEGSWPTS
- a CDS encoding TspO/MBR family protein → MRSWWGFPVFLGLVAAAAAVGAFAARDAGSRYAELVQPSWAPPSWLFSPVWTVLYVLIAVAGFTVWRRAGVGLAIASWLAQLVLNAAWTPLFFAAGRYGLAFAEIVLLWLLVGATVVLFWRVWRPAALLMVPYWGWVTFAAALNLSIWQLNS
- a CDS encoding GPGG-motif small membrane protein; translated protein: MELLLWILAVVLVVAGVLALFRRQLLWGIVLIVVGLLVGPGGVSLFA
- a CDS encoding metallophosphoesterase; the protein is MDSDVLGRFRPALAQLGDRADVLLLAGDLTRHGTESEARCVADEFGGLAVPVVAVLGNHDHHCDQVPRLVGILSDAGVTVLDGDGVVLDCPGGRLGVAGVKGFGGGFAGRCASRFGEPEMKAFVATTADAADRLRAALVGLDCDVRVALTHYSPVPETLTGEPPEIYPFLGSYLLAEAIDAAPADLAVHGHAHFGTERGTTPGGVRVRNVAHPVIKQAYSVYSLAGSVA
- a CDS encoding dTMP kinase, with translation MDADPAWSPPAGLRRIALVGIDGVGKTTQAHLLAEALTTAGRPARYWRNAGGRRWLDRFAVRLGRPDARRMVGRGGLMFLEALLRWLAIARSVLGSRRAIAVMDRYAVCQYASIRTHGAGRWERLARLAYRVFPRPDVTFLLWLPPAEAARRIDARGTDHESLEFLATSAAAYGSLPEAAGFVVIDARGTAAQVAAVIRQRLTDWRPADGRAAGASWRPDPDDSRAS
- a CDS encoding RNA polymerase sigma factor RpoD/SigA; amino-acid sequence: MAGDRARRGVNEGTVSNVEKTMALRTDEVAEERDLVGVYLHEISRTPLLDAAREVDLSKSIEAGLYAEHLLEQGVPRTGVSREELERLVVEGERAKDLFIRANLRLVVSIARRYVRSGMPMLDLIQEGNTGLVRAVEKFDYERGFKFSTYATWWIRQAISRAIAQQERTVRLPVHLVEDVNRMRNVARQLTRELGSDPEPEQIAASLGVPVERVHELVRWSQDTVSLDTPVGDDGDTNLGDLVADSDAPSPEDIVLTGLERQRIEGLLNHLDDRSAGIMRARYGLEDGREHSLTEVASRFSLSRERIRQLEIQALGRLRELARAEGLQAA
- a CDS encoding NlpC/P60 family protein gives rise to the protein MSTARILLRTLMLAGVSLGLVVPATAATAQPTVSELTQQIDKESEELAKVVESYNRLREEAKATRAAAEEIDAKLGPLQAELAAAQTEVGQIAVNAYKTGGLSTASALLDSSSGSFIHRLGTLDHLARDRQQRLTEFTSTQLTYLAEQEKLQAALEKQDAQVKELADRKKSIEADIDELMDKRERAYGAASETGSSYTGTVPSVSGAAGSVVEFAYGAIGKPYVWAASGPNGYDCSGLVLAAWRTAGKSLPHNAAMQWDVVAKINRGALQPGDLVFYNGLAHVGLYVGGGQVIHAPTFGRTVELASVDMMPPYGYGRVR
- a CDS encoding DUF6232 family protein → MRATRQTPPRRGSPAPAPSGSSVGRTFYRQPGICVTGEWFVVAGRRFAVRDLTELRTARGARDRLTGRVIAVTAVTLVVVAVTVGYTRGLDEVSAGAYLAMLAAAFVPVSVAWLGDRLRPRAYELWGRHQGLLVLLFSTDDERQYGQVSRALMRAREMSRLAGLSEPVTIEPWVPDQR
- a CDS encoding helix-turn-helix transcriptional regulator — translated: MPARHQGPTIGRRRLRAALRRAREAAALTQDHVAAQMDWSLSKLIRIESGSVSISTNDVKALLDLYGVRDQQQVQDLVELARAARRRAWWSGYKDRVPAAYAAYIGLEAEASALRYFQPISFPGLLQTEEYARAVIPADGPHHVPAAEIEGRVQIRLARQHEVLFGADPPQIEVIIDEAALRRMTGGPRVLREQLQHVAKMSAAPHVTVRVLPFTAGSNTVLGPFVILHFADQADADVVYVESALVEEVIDRADEVRPYQHVFDRLRAESLSPADSVAMLHDLARRLDGPDAG
- a CDS encoding DUF397 domain-containing protein; this encodes MTVISTAGPAWRKSRRCEATTCVEVAEIGPAVGVRNSTDPGVHLEFSAAAWSAFVAGLPGAPTSAGGHTTG